A single window of Leeuwenhoekiella sp. MAR_2009_132 DNA harbors:
- a CDS encoding LytR/AlgR family response regulator transcription factor: MNCIIIDDEALARAIISSHCLKAEDLNIVSEFDNAIAAIKYLNQHTVDLIFLDIHMPDFTGFDFIQTLKNPPKIILTTSDRNFAIEAFEYECIVDYLVKPVELPRFLKAVEKSRQVQAAVASTAIEQPQSSAKESKSEEGSDLYVNIDRRLIKINFDSILIIEAKGDYILIKTETKNYTVHSTLKKIEDKLPDSKFLKIHRSFVINFHKIIDIEDNSVLIAKDVIPISRSNRPILMKRLNLL; this comes from the coding sequence ATGAATTGTATTATAATAGATGATGAGGCATTAGCACGAGCGATCATAAGCAGTCACTGCTTAAAAGCCGAAGATCTTAATATAGTTTCAGAATTTGATAATGCCATTGCAGCTATAAAATATCTAAATCAACATACTGTAGATTTAATATTTCTAGATATTCATATGCCAGATTTTACGGGTTTTGATTTTATACAAACATTAAAAAATCCGCCTAAAATAATTTTGACTACTTCAGACCGCAACTTTGCAATTGAGGCTTTTGAGTACGAGTGTATTGTAGATTATTTAGTAAAACCGGTAGAACTCCCTCGTTTTTTAAAGGCGGTTGAGAAATCTAGGCAGGTACAGGCAGCTGTTGCATCAACTGCTATAGAACAGCCGCAGTCTAGTGCTAAAGAATCTAAAAGTGAAGAAGGTTCAGACTTGTATGTAAATATTGACCGTAGATTAATAAAAATCAACTTTGATAGTATTCTAATTATTGAAGCAAAAGGCGATTATATACTTATAAAAACAGAAACAAAAAACTACACCGTTCATTCTACATTGAAGAAAATTGAGGATAAACTACCAGATAGTAAATTCTTAAAGATACACAGGTCGTTTGTAATTAACTTTCATAAGATTATAGATATAGAAGACAATAGCGTTTTAATCGCTAAGGATGTCATACCCATTAGCCGTTCTAACAGGCCGATACTTATGAAACGTCTTAATTTACTTTAA
- a CDS encoding Hpt domain-containing protein → MMEKPDLEKIKQIAGDSDELVQQFIAIIKEELPQEIKLYKTHLEHKDYLKSAEDVHKLKHKISILNLSLGYELAIAYENELRAGNAESALVFENVLTAMTQFIEKF, encoded by the coding sequence ATGATGGAAAAGCCTGATTTAGAGAAAATAAAGCAAATAGCAGGTGATAGCGATGAACTCGTACAGCAATTTATCGCAATTATAAAAGAAGAACTTCCGCAGGAAATAAAACTTTACAAAACACATCTTGAACATAAGGATTATTTAAAATCTGCCGAAGATGTACACAAATTAAAACATAAAATAAGTATATTGAATCTAAGTTTGGGATATGAGCTGGCAATTGCATATGAAAATGAATTGCGTGCCGGTAATGCTGAATCTGCGCTTGTCTTTGAGAATGTTCTTACAGCAATGACGCAGTTTATAGAAAAATTTTAA
- a CDS encoding sensor histidine kinase, protein MNTLLNRQIRKHLLSKGIEVNAELNSFLSAVDSSYTNYEEQLVMVQRAMSLSSDELSAANLSLKKEMSQQQEIIQSLTKTIATLHKYGNNDTPVNVADNVDVENDGLELARVIDNQTREIIASNEQRDKLLEELERQNKELNDYAHIVSHDLKSPLNSINALTSWIIEDYKGIYDDNCGINLNLILEHVEHMNSLIEGVLEYSSIDKNQGESYEVDLNEMLMRLITNMSIPDHFTITVNSKLPVVTGNSYRFQQLFQNLIQNAIKYNDKESGTISIDFIELDTNFQFSIADNGIGIEANYFDKIFQPFQTLENDFKSKGIGLSIVLKIIKFYKGSIWLESELNTGTTFYFTLPKHYDGKA, encoded by the coding sequence GAACACACTCTTAAACAGGCAAATACGTAAGCACTTATTAAGTAAGGGAATTGAAGTTAACGCAGAGCTTAATTCATTTTTAAGTGCAGTTGACAGCTCATACACGAATTATGAAGAGCAGTTGGTTATGGTACAACGCGCCATGTCTTTAAGTTCAGACGAACTTTCTGCTGCTAATCTTAGTCTTAAAAAAGAGATGAGCCAGCAACAAGAAATTATACAAAGTCTAACTAAAACTATTGCTACACTTCATAAATATGGTAATAACGACACTCCCGTAAATGTAGCAGATAATGTAGATGTAGAAAATGATGGTCTGGAGCTTGCTCGTGTTATAGATAATCAAACACGTGAGATTATTGCTTCTAATGAACAACGCGATAAATTGCTGGAAGAGTTAGAACGACAAAATAAAGAGCTTAATGATTATGCACATATTGTTTCTCACGATCTAAAATCACCTTTAAATAGCATAAATGCGCTAACAAGCTGGATTATTGAAGATTATAAAGGTATTTATGATGATAACTGTGGAATAAATTTAAATTTAATTTTAGAACACGTTGAGCATATGAATAGTTTGATTGAAGGTGTCCTGGAGTATTCAAGTATAGATAAAAATCAGGGAGAATCTTATGAGGTAGATTTGAATGAAATGTTGATGCGTTTAATCACAAATATGAGTATACCAGACCACTTTACTATTACTGTAAATAGTAAACTTCCTGTGGTTACCGGTAACTCCTACCGTTTCCAACAACTGTTTCAGAATTTAATTCAAAACGCAATAAAATACAACGACAAAGAATCTGGTACGATATCAATTGATTTTATAGAACTAGATACAAATTTTCAATTTAGTATAGCAGATAATGGTATAGGCATTGAAGCTAATTATTTTGATAAAATTTTTCAGCCCTTTCAAACATTAGAAAATGATTTTAAGTCAAAAGGTATAGGTTTATCTATAGTTTTAAAAATTATTAAATTTTATAAGGGTAGTATTTGGCTTGAATCTGAATTAAACACGGGAACGACGTTCTATTTTACCTTACCGAAACATTATGATGGAAAAGCCTGA